One Sporosarcina sp. FSL W8-0480 genomic window, CAAACATACAATTGAGGACCATATATTAGAGTTGCTGAATGTGAAAATTGGCGTCTTTGAAAAAGTGGTGGGCGAGTTGGATGATATCTTGACTTTTAAAATGTCTATCTGACAGTAAGGAGGCAGCATATGTACCCACAGCAGATTCATCAATATGTTCGGCAGTTTTTCAAAGAGAATAATTGTGAAATTATTTCGGAAAGCGATCATTTCATCAATGTACAGTTGACAATCGAAATGGATAAACGAATTATGAATCGGCCATTTTATTGGAAGTACTTGGAGAGTACAGGGGAAGAACCGAAACCGGCACAACTTACGTTAATCACAGATAAAAATAGACTTACTGAAAGCATTGCAGGGGAAGTCGTGCATTACGGCTCCCCCCGACTTAACCAATTGTTCCAAGTAACAAAGGAGCTTGGCTCATTTGTGCAAATGTATGAAAAGAGTGCAGTACAAAATGGAGAGCAAACGATATTGACACCATGGGTTGGCGTCAATTATAAAATAACGTACTCAAGTGATCGTACAAAGGAGATTCTCTATTCATTGGGCATTAATCTGCTGACTGGTGCCATTATGAATGGTTTTCAGGAGTCGATCAGTCAATTAAATTTGGAAAGTACCATACCGCCGAACACATTTCACGTGCCCTATATTATTAAACCGATGCGTGCACTTGAACGGTTGGATGCTGTGATTGAGAGCCAAATCGTCAATGATGATCATACATGGGCAGAGGAAGCGAAGGAAAGGCTTCGAAAGGATCTACTCGTTTTGGAGTATTTTTACAGAGATATTGAGGATGAGGATCGACCTGAATGCTATGAGAGTGAGAAGAAAGCGATGGAAGAGCAGTATGAGACGAAGGTAAAGGTTGAGGTTATCAACGGAGGCCTGTTTTATTTGCACACTACTCCGTGAAATTGCTACGAACTCCCTTAGAACTTATTGATGCAAATGGCAGTAGGCGCTCACACATGAATTTCCAACCTGCATATACTGTAGGGATTGCAATAAAGGAGGAAAAGCCAATGCATTATTGGTATTTCCCTTACAGTATTCGTGAATCCTATCCACAAGTTGTCCAGCAAGTTACGGACCCACTTGCTGTTAGGGAAGACATGACAGCGTCACCAAGTGATCCCAACCCCTATCCACCTGTTCAAACAACCCAGTTCACCAACTCTGCAAAGAATTCTTTGGAATTGATCAAACAGGCAGAACTGCTAGCCAAAAAAATATCGGAATCTGAATCATTTGCGAAAGAATTGAAGGCCGCGGCACAGCAATCAAATCAGAAAAAGGTTGATGAAATGTGTGCCTCCGCAGGAATCTCTGCTACGTTTGAGACTAAATACACACCCGATGGTATGAGGATCCAGCTTCAAAACAAAGACGAAAATGGCGGTGTATGCTGTACGTTGATAGTTAATATGCGTTGGTGACAAAACTTCAAACGGAATAGTGATAACAGCAATGCATCCATATCCTACCATGCATTGCTGTTTTCTTTATGGAGTAAATATGAAACAATAGAGGAAATGGAGATGGAAAGGACGGACAAGGGGATGAAGAAAAAGATTTTTGGTGCGCATGATGATAATACATTACGTCAATTCAATAATTGCTTACGCACAGGACAAGTTGCGGGTGGCGTTCTATGTGCTGACGGGCATTATGGATACAGCCAACCGGTTGGTGGGGTAATTGTGTATGACGGGCAGATTTCACCGTCAGGCGTCGGATATGACATTGCTTGTGGAAATAAGGCGGTTCGTACCAATTTGAAATGGTCTGAAATCGAAAAGGACCTACCTCGTATCATGGATGAAATTGCGTCCTCCATTTCATTCGGTGTTGGCCGTAAAAACAAGAAAAAGTTGGACCATGACTTATTCGATGATCCTGATTGGGACGTATATAAGGAAATTGGCAAACAAGAGCATGATCGCATGAAAAAATTGGCGAAGGATCAATTGGGAACGGTCGGGTCCGGGAATCATTTTGTTGATGTACTTGTGGAGAAGGAAACAGATGATGTATGGATCGCCAATCATTTTGGGAGCAGGGGGTTCGGCCATAAGACGGCAAGTGGATTTTTGAACTTGGCAAATGACAGGGGGTTTTCTGATCGTGCGCCGGGTGAAAGCATGGAGCAGGCGCCGACATTGATCGATATGAATAGCGAATTGGGCGATCTTTATTATCGCGCAATGACGTTAAGTGGGAAATATGCATATGCAGGCAGGAATTATGTTCTTGATGAAGTCCTCTCGATTTTGGGTGCGACATCCGAGTTTGAAGTGCATAATCATCATAATTACGCTTGGAAAGAGACTCATTTCGGGAAGGAATATATCGTTGTACGTAAAGGGGCAACTCCGTCGGCGCCAGGTCAATTAGGGTTCATCGGTGGCAGCATGGGGGACATATCGGTAATCGTTCGCGGTAAAGAGAAC contains:
- a CDS encoding YqhG family protein, producing MYPQQIHQYVRQFFKENNCEIISESDHFINVQLTIEMDKRIMNRPFYWKYLESTGEEPKPAQLTLITDKNRLTESIAGEVVHYGSPRLNQLFQVTKELGSFVQMYEKSAVQNGEQTILTPWVGVNYKITYSSDRTKEILYSLGINLLTGAIMNGFQESISQLNLESTIPPNTFHVPYIIKPMRALERLDAVIESQIVNDDHTWAEEAKERLRKDLLVLEYFYRDIEDEDRPECYESEKKAMEEQYETKVKVEVINGGLFYLHTTP
- a CDS encoding RtcB family protein, with protein sequence MEMERTDKGMKKKIFGAHDDNTLRQFNNCLRTGQVAGGVLCADGHYGYSQPVGGVIVYDGQISPSGVGYDIACGNKAVRTNLKWSEIEKDLPRIMDEIASSISFGVGRKNKKKLDHDLFDDPDWDVYKEIGKQEHDRMKKLAKDQLGTVGSGNHFVDVLVEKETDDVWIANHFGSRGFGHKTASGFLNLANDRGFSDRAPGESMEQAPTLIDMNSELGDLYYRAMTLSGKYAYAGRNYVLDEVLSILGATSEFEVHNHHNYAWKETHFGKEYIVVRKGATPSAPGQLGFIGGSMGDISVIVRGKENEANADSFYSTVHGAGRIMSRTEAAGRMNWKTRTRSGGKITQERMDQAIKKYGVELRGGGTDESPFVYRKLRDVLDAHEETIDVLHELKPVGVCMAGANEYDPYKD